GGTGCGGCGGTCCATGAAGCCCAACTCTGAGAAGTCAGCGATCTTCACGCGCTGGCCCCGGATGCTCACGGCCACGCGGTCATACTCCAAGAACCGAAGCGCAACTTGGTCCCAGGAGTCGGCACCCGACAGGACCAGCGAGTTGGAAGTGGACGGCTCCTCGTCGAGCGCAACATAGTATTGCCCCCACCGGTCATCAAAGTGCGGGATGAAGTGCGGATCGTCGCTCGCATCATAAAGCCTCTTCATCTCTTTGCGGGCCGCGTGGTAGCGCTTGACGGCTGCCGGGTCGCGCCGAATCTGACTGAGCATCGCCGGCAGATTGGGCGGACAGCGCCACATCCTCATACTCATCAAGACCGTCTGCAACACGCTCTCGACGTCTGACTCGTGCTTTACACGTGCGATAGGCAATGGCTTACCCGTGTCTTTCATGGCGCAAGTGTGCGCTTGTTTGACTGCGCCGGGACGCTTGCTTTTCCCTGCCATTTGAGGATTCCCCTGTTTTTCAGGCAGTTAGCCGGGGATGGGGGTCTGACATTTTAAGTCCCTTGCGTCTGCCAGTTCCGCCACCCCGGCGCTGCCCGCCCACGATAGCAGATGCGATCGGGAGCGGACAGCGGCCGGGGATCGCCGCCGCGCGCCTGCCCGCTGACCCGCTTCCGCGCCGCCGGCGTCCGCGGTCAGCGGTCCTTGTGGCAGTCGTGGCAGAGGGGCGTCCAGTCCACCCCTTTCTCGGAGACGGTCACCAGGCGCAGCATCTTGTAGCCGACCGGCCGCTCGCGCTTGTGGAGGTGGCAGGTGCGGCAGGTGATGCGGTCGTTGAACAGCGGCAGCGTCGCGGGACGGTACGCGCGGGGGATCTCCGCGGCCGGCACGTCGCTCGGGTGGCTCCTCGACCCCACGTAGAGCTTCGGGAGATGCGCGAGCCCCGGCTTGCAGCACTCCGCCTTGATGTGGCAGGTCAGGCAGAGGCCGTCGACCGATCCGGCGAGGAGGCAATACCCCTCGCTCCCGCCGCAGGCCTTCGCGTAGATCTCCTCGGTGTGGCAGTTGAGGCAGACCCGCGGTTTCTCCTCGTCGTGGGGAGAGGCGATGTCGGCCGCGTCGCTGCGGGCCGCGAAGGCCAGGCCCGCAGCGACGACGGCACCCCGGAGCGCCGCCCCGGTGCGCATGGCGGGAGCCGCCGCGTCCGACCTCAGTGCACCGACGAGGACGCGCCGATCACCGGCTGCATGAAGTAGGAACCGTTGCCGCGCTGGCGCATCGACCGCTGGGCGTCGAAGTCCAGCGTGAGGTCGGTCAGCGCCCCCTGGGCGACGTTGAAGGAGTGGACGATCTTCAGCTCGCCCGGCATGTCCACCGGGTGCATCTGGCCGTCGGCCGTCATCACCGAGTTGTGGTATGGCGGCCCCGACCCGGCGTTCTGCATCATGACCAGCCGCACCTGCTGGTAGTGGCCGGCGGCGAGCTGCGTCGAGCACAGCT
This bacterium DNA region includes the following protein-coding sequences:
- a CDS encoding DUF4382 domain-containing protein encodes the protein MRRFLSCMAVLLLALVPAACSSGGDGGAGGETNLRINLTDAPMMSMRQVNVTITSVRIHQSADAAPGAAGWHEIPVTAPMPVDLMRLRGGVLQELCSTQLAAGHYQQVRLVMMQNAGSGPPYHNSVMTADGQMHPVDMPGELKIVHSFNVAQGALTDLTLDFDAQRSMRQRGNGSYFMQPVIGASSSVH